A single region of the Candidatus Binatia bacterium genome encodes:
- a CDS encoding CoA transferase, with translation MSAPTQSPGALDGVRVVELAHEHGAFGGKLLADMGADVILVEPPGGDRTRSYPPFLDDVPGTERSLYWWHHNTSKRGITLNVDDEGGRDLFRRLAATADVVLECERPGRMAELGLDHPDLTRNKKELIVVSLTPFGRRGPERDEPITDLTLLASGGPVWSCGYDDHSLPPVRGGGNQGYATACHFAVLSVLTALVARQVTGRGQHVDVSMHAAANVTTEMASYHWLVQQGTVQRQTGRHALEQPSLPTQIECADGRHVTTGVPPRRGEEFGRLIEWLDSLALADELPETVFLRMGAERETLDLSKIGTDDEVTAIYAAGREALNLIASRLPAYDFFVGAQSRGMPVGVIYAPEEAFEDEHFRARGFQVEVDHPDLQRSFRYPGAPYAFEKSPWRIARRAPLLSEHTAEVLAELGVTQHNLAALRAGGVI, from the coding sequence ATGAGCGCGCCGACGCAATCCCCTGGCGCCCTCGACGGAGTCCGCGTCGTCGAGCTCGCGCACGAGCACGGCGCATTCGGCGGAAAGCTCCTCGCCGACATGGGCGCCGACGTGATCCTCGTCGAGCCGCCGGGCGGCGACCGAACCCGCAGCTATCCACCCTTTCTCGACGACGTGCCCGGAACCGAGCGAAGCCTGTACTGGTGGCACCACAACACGAGCAAGCGCGGCATTACGTTGAACGTCGACGACGAGGGCGGGCGCGACCTGTTCCGCCGCCTCGCCGCCACTGCCGACGTGGTTCTCGAATGTGAGCGGCCGGGTCGGATGGCCGAGCTCGGCCTCGACCATCCAGACCTGACACGCAACAAGAAGGAGCTGATCGTCGTCTCGCTCACGCCCTTCGGTCGCCGAGGACCAGAGCGCGACGAGCCGATCACCGACCTCACACTGCTCGCCTCGGGCGGTCCGGTCTGGAGTTGCGGATACGACGACCACTCCCTTCCGCCGGTGCGCGGCGGCGGGAACCAGGGCTACGCGACGGCCTGCCACTTTGCCGTACTCTCGGTTCTCACGGCTCTCGTCGCGCGACAGGTGACCGGCCGGGGGCAACACGTCGACGTGAGTATGCACGCGGCCGCCAACGTCACGACCGAGATGGCGTCGTACCACTGGCTCGTGCAGCAGGGCACGGTACAGCGGCAGACCGGCCGCCACGCCCTCGAACAGCCGAGTCTCCCCACCCAGATCGAGTGCGCCGACGGTCGGCACGTCACGACCGGCGTGCCCCCGCGTCGCGGCGAGGAGTTCGGCCGGCTCATCGAATGGCTCGACTCTTTGGCCCTTGCAGACGAGCTTCCCGAAACCGTCTTTCTTCGCATGGGTGCAGAGCGCGAGACCCTCGACTTGTCGAAGATCGGGACGGACGACGAGGTGACCGCGATCTACGCCGCGGGCCGAGAGGCGCTCAACCTGATCGCGTCCCGTTTGCCGGCGTACGACTTCTTCGTCGGCGCGCAGTCGCGCGGCATGCCCGTTGGCGTCATCTACGCGCCCGAGGAGGCGTTCGAAGACGAGCACTTCCGCGCGCGCGGCTTTCAAGTGGAGGTCGACCACCCCGACCTCCAACGCTCCTTCCGCTACCCCGGCGCACCCTACGCGTTCGAAAAATCTCCTTGGCGGATTGCACGACGGGCGCCGCTTCTCAGCGAACACACCGCAGAGGTTCTTGCCGAACTGGGCGTCACGCAACACAATCTCGCCGCCCTGCGCGCGGGCGGAGTCATCTGA